One segment of Cottoperca gobio chromosome 24, fCotGob3.1, whole genome shotgun sequence DNA contains the following:
- the lrfn2b gene encoding leucine-rich repeat and fibronectin type-III domain-containing protein 2 encodes MYDSIMDHIICCLLVLGATVMITHACPKYCVCQNLSESLGTLCPSKGLLFVPSDIDRSTVELRLGGNYILRITQQDFANMTDLVDLTLSRNTIGYIQPFSFGDLETLRSLHMDNNRLMEVGPDDMRGLVNLQHLIVNNNQLRRIHDKAFEDIAPTLEDLDLSYNNLISLPWDSVRQMINLHQLSLDHNLLDFIPEGTFTDLEKLARLDLTSNRLQKLPPDPIFARAQDSFILTTPYAPQLSLSLGGNPLHCNCEMLWLRRLERDDDLETCASPPALKGRYFWNVKEEEFLCLPPLITQHTHRMLVLEGQTASLRCEATGDPSPTIHWISPEDRLLGNSSRTTVYSNGTLTITITTSKDFGSFTCIAANVAGESTASVEVSIVQLPHLSNGTGPPAPPKSRLSDITGTTRISKGVPKTQPERTVSVSEVTSVSALVKWTVSKSAPKVKMYQLQYNCSDDEVLIYRMIPASSKAFLVTNLVSGTRYDLCVLAAWDDTATTLTATNVVGCSNFFTQDDYAQCQSLPSQLLGGTMILVVGGIIVATLLVFIVILMVRYKAADTETPLGKLTSVSDIHSQTNGGRIGQNGLLMPQPHPEPKVKAKMTLQDEVVEFKCGSLQSSLTSTSSSSGSMAGGSYSPNSTLANIWRSANPKPRTNLDHLLGAFNSLELRGTHGRDPGAYSTAAMAAGKPLTDMEPLLGRTLDSSLSRLLMLPLDSKPKRSQSFDMGDITGGGAAKLCNKPRRISSIWTKRSLSVNGMLLRCDEEGDTGGSKGTIDSADWVMESTV; translated from the exons ATGCCCTAAGTACTGTGTATGTCAGAATCTGTCCGAATCCCTGGGGACGTTGTGTCCATCCAAAGGCCTTCTATTCGTGCCTTCGGACATTGACCGCAGCACGGTTGAGCTCCGTCTGGGAGGAAACTACATCCTCCGCATTACACAACAGGACTTTGCCAATATGACAGACCTGGTGGACCTGACCCTCTCCAGGAACACCATCGGCTACATTCAGCCCTTCTCATTTGGTGACTTGGAAACACTGCGCTCGCTTCATATGGACAACAACCGGTTAATGGAGGTAGGCCCTGATGACATGCGAGGCTTGGTCAACCTGCAGCACCTCATCGTTAACAACAACCAACTGAGACGCATCCATGACAAGGCCTTTGAGGACATAGCACCTACCTTGGAGGATCTGGATCTCTCCTACAACAACCTAATTTCCCTTCCCTGGGACTCAGTCCGCCAGATGATTAACCTGCACCAGCTTAGTCTGGACCACAACCTGTTGGACTTTATTCCAGAGGGTACCTTCACTGACCTGGAAAAGCTTGCGAGATTAGACCTGACCTCGAATCGCTTGCAGAAGTTACCACCAGACCCCATCTTTGCCCGTGCACAGGACTCATTCATCCTGACTACACCCTATGCTCCCCAGCTGTCACTAAGTCTAGGCGGGAACCCATTGCACTGCAACTGTGAGATGCTGTGGCTGCGGAGGCTTGAGAGAGACGACGACCTGGAGACTTGTGCCTCCCCTCCTGCCCTGAAGGGTCGTTATTTTTGGaatgtgaaggaggaggagtttTTGTGTCTGCCACCTCTTATTACCCAGCACACCCACAGAATGTTGGTCTTGGAGGGCCAGACGGCCAGCCTAAGGTGTGAAGCAACTGGAGACCCTTCTCCTACCATCCACTGGATCTCCCCCGAGGATCGGCTGCTTGGCAACTCCTCCCGAACCACAGTGTACAGCAACGGAACCCTAACTatcaccatcaccacctccAAGGACTTTGGCTCATTTACCTGCATTGCTGCTAATGTGGCCGGGGAGTCCACCGCCTCCGTGGAGGTGTCCATCGTTCAGCTCCCCCATCTCAGCAACGGCACTGGGCCACCAGCACCACCAAAGTCACGCCTCTCTGATATCACAGGGACTACAAGGATCAGCAAAGGGGTACCCAAGACCCAACCAGAGaggactgtgtctgtctctgaggTGACATCTGTTTCAGCACTGGTCAAGTGGACAGTGAGCAAATCAGCTCCCAAGGTGAAGATGTATCAGCTCCAGTACAACTGCTCTGATGATGAGGTCCTGATCTACAG gATGATCCCGGCCTCCAGCAAAGCCTTCTTGGTGACGAATCTGGTGTCGGGGACCCGCTACGATCTGTGTGTGCTAGCCGCCTGGGATGACACGGCCACCACACTCACGGCCACCAACGTCGTGGGCTGCAGCAATTTCTTCACCCAGGACGACTACGCTCAGTGCCAGTCTCTGCCGAGCCAGCTGCTTGGAGGCACCATGATCCTGGTGGTGGGGGGCATTATCGTCGCCACCTTGCTCGTGTTCATCGTTATCCTCATGGTGCGCTACAAAGCTGCAGATACTGAAACCCCGTTGGGCAAACTGACCAGTGTCAGTGACATACACTCTCAGACCAACGGGGGTCGAATCGGGCAAAATGGACTTCTTATGCCCCAGCCTCACCCTGAGCCGAAGGTCAAGGCCAAAATGACTCTGCAGGACGAGGTGGTGGAGTTCAAGTGTGGCTCCCTTCAAAGCAGCCTCACCTCTACTTCCTCATCCTCCGGCTCCATGGCGGGGGGCTCATACAGCCCCAACAGCACACTTGCCAACATTTGGAGGTCAGCTAACCCCAAGCCCCGGACGAACCTGGACCACCTGCTCGGGGCATTCAACTCGCTGGAGCTGCGGGGGACACATGGCCGCGACCCGGGAGCCTACAGTACTGCTGCCATGGCAGCAGGGAAACCCCTGACAGACATGGAGCCGCTGCTGGGCCGGACACTGGACTCCAGCCTCAGCAGGCTCCTCATGCTACCTCTGGACTCCAAGCCAAAACGGAGCCAGTCCTTCGACATGGGCGACATAACAGGCGGCGGGGCTGCTAAGCTGTGCAACAAACCACGCAGGATCAGCAGTATCTGGACTAAGAGGAGCCTGTCTGTAAATGGCATGCTGCTGCGGTGCGATGAGGAGGGGGACACGGGTGGGAGCAAGGGGACAATAGACAGTGCTGACTGGGTGATGGAGAGTACTGTCTAG